One window of the Trueperaceae bacterium genome contains the following:
- a CDS encoding prolyl oligopeptidase family serine peptidase: MRRGPGPAAWSNRDQVAYYRVGQADGLTLQLWVGEPGGAPVRWSTDPFKASAGQGSIMDRTFAGGPAFSPDGSMIAVTGSDGPETGQGIYVFTAPGEYRRLTRRFGNHRHPVFSPDSTRVAFVANSNGVDSIWVVPVTGGAATELVSREFGAFHPAFSPCGRYLAFTCATGADALSCQVGVLELATHKLRIVTPTGNVHSRFPAWARSEGGASELYVLSDVYGYDAVWRIDPTTTRMTRVSPKRQADVGEFAVSSDGSHVVYVAYQRTDVELWSVDRAGRDVKRLDTGHGVHHWPVLEPGGERVLVRRETPWQPAEPAVYSLTGGQVVLAAAPEPVPGVSITQVAFEAFDGQIVDGVLYAPQGERHGGGGYPAVVFIHGGPNGQHTNGYWPLFHRLVENGFVVLAPNCRGSTGYGREWMDANIHDWGEGDRRDWVAAVRYLRTLPYVADAKIGIWGRSYGGYSTVRGLALEPDTFAAGIAHFGPIELAAFYEETTVRHLMIHNFGHPSEQAESYARSSTGRHLSSVRGPLLMLQGAADEGVPFDQMRLVYDALVAQGKRVGYVEYPREGHGFDEPEHVFDAAGRIVKFWREELGG; the protein is encoded by the coding sequence TTGAGGCGTGGTCCGGGCCCGGCCGCATGGTCCAACCGCGACCAGGTCGCCTACTACCGAGTCGGGCAGGCGGACGGCCTGACGCTCCAGCTATGGGTCGGAGAGCCCGGCGGAGCCCCGGTCAGATGGAGCACCGACCCCTTCAAGGCTTCCGCCGGGCAGGGGTCCATCATGGACCGCACGTTCGCGGGCGGACCGGCGTTCTCCCCCGACGGCTCCATGATCGCGGTGACCGGCTCCGACGGACCGGAAACGGGCCAGGGAATCTACGTCTTCACCGCCCCCGGTGAGTACCGGCGCCTGACCCGGCGCTTCGGGAACCACAGGCACCCCGTCTTCTCACCCGACAGTACTCGGGTGGCGTTCGTGGCCAACTCCAACGGAGTCGACTCGATCTGGGTCGTGCCCGTGACAGGCGGCGCCGCGACAGAGCTCGTCTCCAGGGAGTTCGGCGCATTCCATCCCGCCTTCTCACCATGCGGTAGGTACTTGGCCTTCACGTGCGCGACCGGCGCCGACGCGCTCAGCTGCCAAGTAGGCGTGCTGGAGCTGGCGACGCACAAGCTCAGGATCGTGACCCCAACGGGCAACGTACATAGCCGCTTCCCGGCCTGGGCAAGGTCGGAGGGCGGTGCAAGCGAGCTCTACGTCCTCTCGGACGTATACGGTTACGACGCGGTGTGGCGTATTGACCCGACGACTACCAGGATGACTCGCGTCTCACCGAAACGCCAGGCGGACGTGGGTGAGTTCGCCGTCTCGTCCGACGGCTCTCACGTCGTCTACGTAGCCTACCAGCGGACCGACGTGGAGCTGTGGAGCGTCGATCGCGCCGGACGCGACGTCAAACGGCTCGACACTGGTCACGGCGTCCATCACTGGCCCGTGCTCGAGCCTGGCGGCGAGCGCGTTCTCGTCAGACGCGAGACCCCGTGGCAGCCGGCCGAGCCCGCCGTCTACTCCCTGACGGGCGGTCAGGTAGTCCTCGCCGCTGCCCCCGAGCCCGTGCCCGGGGTGAGCATCACCCAGGTCGCCTTCGAAGCGTTCGACGGGCAGATCGTGGACGGAGTCCTCTACGCACCTCAGGGCGAGCGGCATGGCGGGGGCGGCTACCCGGCCGTCGTCTTCATACACGGCGGCCCGAACGGTCAGCACACGAACGGTTACTGGCCGCTCTTCCACCGCCTCGTCGAGAACGGGTTCGTCGTATTGGCGCCCAACTGCCGTGGCAGCACCGGTTACGGGCGCGAGTGGATGGACGCGAACATCCACGATTGGGGTGAGGGAGACCGGCGCGACTGGGTAGCAGCCGTGCGGTACCTGAGGACGCTGCCGTACGTGGCGGACGCCAAGATCGGCATCTGGGGACGCAGCTACGGCGGCTACAGCACCGTAAGGGGGCTGGCTCTCGAACCGGACACGTTCGCCGCGGGCATCGCCCATTTCGGCCCGATCGAGCTGGCGGCTTTCTACGAGGAGACGACCGTCCGGCACCTCATGATCCATAACTTCGGTCACCCGAGCGAGCAGGCGGAAAGCTACGCACGCTCCTCGACTGGCCGGCACCTCTCCTCCGTTCGCGGCCCCTTGCTGATGTTGCAGGGTGCGGCGGACGAAGGCGTGCCCTTCGACCAGATGCGCCTCGTCTACGACGCCCTGGTAGCCCAAGGAAAGCGGGTGGGCTACGTCGAGTACCCGCGTGAGGGTCACGGCTTCGACGAGCCAGAGCACGTCTTCGACGCCGCCGGGCGCATCGTCAAGTTCTGGCGCGAAGAGCTGGGTGGTTGA
- a CDS encoding ABC transporter substrate-binding protein, which yields MTKLLKRLTVLVAALSLAATSLAQSNTATVLQGVDPGTLDPAKFASTTQQTLFTHIFDTLTELDWETGQLVGKLATSWEIIDDLTWRFHLREGVTFQNGEPFDANVMQYNLERLVDPTVGAYAWFFVADADFESSRVIDDYTIEIKTKQPSALVAELLRFVFVVPQGYYSSTDLTELASHPVGSGPYKLVSWTRDEAIVLERWDDYWGDKPSIERIVVRSVPEASTRIAELVTGGADLVVNVPPDQTLLIERDANTTVKSVESGRVIHIMIDNSVVPFNDLRARLALNYGVDKQAIIDNLFLGLGTPLAGIANGPWRNENIQPYPFDRVKALELFAEVGYTPDANGVLRNAAGEAIVVTLDTPSGRYLKDVEVAQAVRDDLRRLGLVVEVEPLEWSVRTQRQNSGALAPLSLGGLGGLFNGVGEMRWVTPTPQYSDRDREIRWQSQEFEDLYADMRATLDDATRKQKVDRLQELAMEGAPWIFLYRQYDNYGVSNRLVGWEPRPDEVLDLRRVELK from the coding sequence ATGACGAAGCTTCTCAAGCGCCTGACGGTCCTCGTGGCAGCCCTATCGTTGGCGGCGACGAGCCTGGCTCAGAGCAACACGGCCACGGTCCTCCAGGGCGTAGACCCCGGGACGCTCGACCCGGCCAAGTTCGCCTCCACCACGCAGCAGACGCTCTTCACGCACATCTTCGACACGCTGACGGAACTCGACTGGGAGACCGGCCAGCTCGTCGGCAAGCTCGCTACCAGCTGGGAGATCATCGACGACCTGACGTGGCGCTTCCACCTCCGCGAAGGCGTCACCTTCCAGAACGGTGAACCGTTCGACGCGAACGTCATGCAGTACAACCTCGAACGGCTCGTCGACCCCACGGTCGGTGCCTACGCCTGGTTCTTCGTGGCCGACGCTGACTTCGAGTCCTCGCGCGTGATCGACGACTACACCATAGAGATCAAGACGAAGCAGCCTTCGGCTCTCGTTGCCGAGCTGCTGCGCTTCGTGTTCGTCGTACCGCAGGGCTACTACTCGAGCACCGACCTCACGGAGCTTGCCTCTCATCCCGTCGGTTCCGGTCCGTACAAGCTAGTGAGCTGGACGCGCGACGAGGCCATCGTCCTGGAGCGCTGGGACGACTACTGGGGTGACAAGCCGAGCATCGAGCGCATCGTGGTGCGCTCCGTTCCTGAAGCATCGACCCGCATCGCGGAACTGGTCACGGGCGGAGCCGACCTGGTCGTCAACGTGCCGCCGGACCAGACGCTCCTCATCGAACGCGACGCGAACACCACGGTCAAGAGCGTCGAGAGCGGTCGCGTCATCCACATCATGATCGACAACAGCGTCGTGCCGTTCAACGACCTCCGCGCGCGCCTGGCCCTCAACTACGGTGTCGACAAGCAGGCCATCATCGACAACCTCTTCCTCGGGCTCGGCACACCGCTCGCGGGCATCGCCAACGGCCCGTGGCGCAACGAGAACATCCAGCCCTACCCGTTCGACCGCGTCAAGGCGCTCGAACTGTTCGCCGAGGTCGGCTATACGCCCGACGCCAACGGCGTGCTCCGCAACGCTGCTGGTGAGGCCATCGTCGTTACGCTCGACACGCCCTCGGGCCGTTACCTCAAGGACGTCGAGGTGGCGCAGGCCGTTCGCGACGACCTCCGGCGACTGGGTCTCGTAGTCGAGGTCGAACCGCTCGAATGGTCGGTCAGGACGCAGCGCCAGAACTCCGGTGCGTTGGCGCCTCTGAGCCTCGGCGGCCTGGGCGGCCTCTTCAACGGCGTCGGGGAGATGCGCTGGGTCACCCCGACCCCGCAGTATTCCGACCGCGACCGCGAGATCCGGTGGCAGTCGCAAGAGTTCGAGGACCTCTACGCGGACATGCGCGCGACGCTCGACGACGCCACTCGCAAGCAGAAGGTGGATAGGCTCCAGGAGCTCGCCATGGAAGGCGCGCCTTGGATCTTCCTCTACAGGCAGTACGACAACTACGGCGTCAGCAACCGCCTCGTAGGCTGGGAGCCGCGTCCTGACGAGGTCCTCGACCTCCGGCGCGTCGAGCTCAAGTGA
- a CDS encoding DUF4392 domain-containing protein, translating into MGKLVPFENIDRLLNVEVRPDGLPQGVMQRAYDVVRGAGEPLVYQAAKELDSVAGTIGFLTGVHFPPHFEMGEIDGPIGTVVLGNVLGALGHKTEVLVEDHLVPLIDALSQKGAGHVKAIPVSSVTIDQVVGSWSALVSIERIGVAEDGRRHTIVGTPFEGGYTIGDAIVEGMNAAGKPTIGLGDGGNEIGFGKILESVGRTSPHPDAWTTTATKQVLPVCVSNLGAYGIATSLAVMHERLDLVPTSQHVEELIRLANSMGCLDGGTVDPDFIGDDGIPMVGIAAYIDLMGVIARQHFNPNDRHF; encoded by the coding sequence GTGGGCAAACTGGTTCCGTTCGAGAACATAGACAGGCTCCTGAACGTGGAGGTCCGTCCAGACGGGCTTCCGCAAGGCGTTATGCAACGAGCCTACGACGTGGTGCGCGGCGCTGGTGAGCCGCTAGTGTACCAGGCAGCCAAGGAGTTGGACTCAGTCGCGGGCACCATCGGCTTCCTGACGGGCGTGCACTTCCCCCCGCACTTCGAGATGGGCGAGATCGATGGGCCGATCGGCACCGTCGTACTGGGCAACGTTCTCGGAGCACTGGGTCACAAGACCGAGGTCCTAGTCGAGGACCATCTCGTGCCGCTCATCGACGCTCTCTCGCAGAAAGGCGCCGGGCACGTCAAGGCGATACCCGTCAGCTCGGTCACCATCGATCAGGTGGTCGGCTCCTGGTCGGCTCTCGTGAGCATCGAACGCATCGGGGTAGCCGAGGACGGTCGGCGCCACACCATCGTCGGCACGCCTTTCGAGGGCGGCTACACCATCGGCGATGCGATCGTCGAGGGGATGAACGCCGCCGGCAAACCGACGATCGGACTTGGCGACGGCGGCAACGAGATCGGGTTCGGCAAGATCCTGGAGAGCGTTGGGCGCACCTCGCCCCATCCGGACGCCTGGACGACGACCGCCACGAAGCAGGTCCTGCCCGTATGCGTCTCCAACCTCGGCGCGTACGGTATCGCTACGAGCCTTGCCGTGATGCACGAACGCCTCGACCTCGTGCCGACCTCGCAGCACGTCGAAGAGCTGATCAGGCTGGCGAACTCGATGGGCTGCCTGGACGGCGGCACCGTCGACCCAGATTTCATCGGCGACGACGGCATACCCATGGTCGGCATCGCGGCTTACATCGACCTGATGGGCGTCATCGCGCGCCAACACTTCAACCCTAACGACAGGCACTTCTAA
- a CDS encoding type II toxin-antitoxin system VapC family toxin translates to MRRLALHAPTEMAVPAIVAGELAFGAYDSTRVAENLRLVSDFLAPYAIVPFDSQVGYHYGRIWADLKRRGAPIGANDLLIAATAVASDLVLVTNNTGEFGRVVGLRLEDWEAGT, encoded by the coding sequence GTGCGGCGCCTCGCCCTTCATGCCCCGACCGAGATGGCGGTGCCGGCTATCGTCGCGGGCGAACTCGCCTTCGGTGCCTACGACTCGACGCGCGTGGCCGAGAACTTGAGGCTCGTCTCGGACTTCCTGGCGCCGTATGCCATCGTTCCCTTCGATTCTCAGGTCGGTTACCACTACGGCCGGATATGGGCGGATCTGAAGCGTCGAGGCGCGCCTATCGGCGCCAACGACCTGCTCATCGCGGCTACCGCGGTGGCCAGCGACCTCGTCCTCGTCACCAATAACACCGGGGAGTTCGGGCGGGTCGTCGGTCTGCGTTTGGAGGATTGGGAGGCTGGCACCTAG
- a CDS encoding CAP domain-containing protein yields the protein MRTVLKVLLVLGFVCVLAGCATTKPPKGDEDPDPGKPTLAEAMLAAVNEVRTAGTTCGGVAAPPVDPLTLNDLLAQAAQGHSDDMFAHGSMSHAGSDGSTPDTRIAATGYRASWWGENVAAGFETVDEVMDAWLKSSGHCSNIMNSHFTELGVGEAGHYWTQVFGRPF from the coding sequence ATGCGAACGGTCCTGAAAGTACTACTGGTGCTCGGGTTCGTGTGCGTGTTGGCCGGTTGTGCGACTACGAAGCCCCCCAAGGGCGATGAGGACCCTGATCCCGGTAAGCCGACCTTGGCCGAGGCGATGTTGGCCGCCGTCAACGAAGTTCGGACGGCCGGTACGACCTGTGGCGGTGTTGCAGCGCCGCCGGTAGATCCATTGACGTTGAACGACCTGCTCGCGCAGGCAGCACAGGGCCACAGCGACGACATGTTCGCGCATGGGAGCATGTCCCATGCGGGCTCGGACGGCAGCACCCCAGACACGCGCATCGCCGCGACCGGTTATCGCGCGAGCTGGTGGGGCGAGAACGTCGCCGCCGGTTTCGAGACCGTGGATGAGGTCATGGATGCCTGGCTGAAGAGCTCCGGTCACTGCTCGAACATCATGAACTCCCACTTCACCGAGCTGGGCGTGGGCGAGGCGGGCCACTACTGGACCCAAGTGTTCGGCCGGCCCTTCTAG
- a CDS encoding RidA family protein, with product MGTDAPRTNRVPLSAYLKRGNHIYVSGQVPFDADGKLVGGDIGDQTEQVIDNLERVLNEAGASLADVVKTTVYLSDVKRDFAGMNETYARRFGTNLPTRSTVGAELAIDALIEVEAIAVVDGE from the coding sequence ATGGGTACTGACGCCCCCCGTACCAACCGTGTCCCACTCTCTGCCTACCTGAAGCGCGGGAACCATATCTACGTGTCCGGGCAGGTCCCTTTCGACGCCGACGGGAAGCTCGTCGGGGGCGACATAGGCGACCAGACCGAGCAGGTCATCGACAACTTGGAGCGCGTCCTCAACGAGGCCGGCGCGAGCTTGGCGGACGTCGTCAAGACCACTGTCTATCTGAGCGATGTCAAGCGTGACTTCGCCGGGATGAACGAGACGTACGCTCGTCGGTTCGGAACGAACCTACCGACGCGGTCGACGGTCGGGGCGGAGCTGGCCATCGACGCCCTCATCGAGGTCGAGGCGATAGCGGTGGTAGACGGGGAGTAG
- a CDS encoding helix-turn-helix transcriptional regulator: MPTAGRDEELIIASLAAAVPSIAAITGRECEVVVHDLRCPERSIVAIANGHVSGRQIGSPLIGGPMNDVALKALARGVNPNPEILAYQTKTSDGRVLKSTTTLYYNLDCAPFAALCLNHDLSVPLAAARWLDQLVGATGAVVEPGSEPGHPSRDFGLVLDELIAECLGREPGPVSELDREARLRIVGELEGRGAFLLRGSVVRVADALGISKFTVYSYLDEIRSSG, translated from the coding sequence GTGCCCACCGCCGGCCGCGACGAGGAGTTGATCATCGCCAGCCTCGCTGCCGCGGTCCCATCGATAGCGGCCATCACAGGCAGGGAGTGCGAGGTCGTCGTTCACGACTTGCGGTGTCCCGAGCGGTCGATAGTGGCCATAGCCAACGGCCATGTCTCCGGGCGGCAGATAGGGAGCCCTCTCATCGGCGGTCCGATGAACGATGTCGCGCTCAAGGCCCTAGCCCGCGGGGTCAATCCCAACCCGGAGATCCTCGCTTACCAGACGAAGACGAGCGACGGTCGTGTGCTCAAGTCGACCACGACGCTCTACTACAACCTTGACTGCGCCCCTTTCGCCGCGCTGTGCCTCAACCACGACCTGAGCGTCCCGTTGGCCGCCGCCAGATGGCTGGACCAGCTAGTGGGCGCTACCGGGGCAGTCGTCGAACCCGGGAGCGAGCCAGGGCACCCTTCGCGTGACTTCGGGCTAGTCCTCGACGAGCTCATCGCTGAGTGCCTCGGGCGCGAGCCTGGCCCCGTAAGCGAACTCGACCGGGAGGCACGGCTACGCATCGTCGGGGAACTGGAAGGACGGGGCGCTTTCCTGCTCCGCGGCTCCGTGGTTCGGGTGGCGGATGCGCTCGGGATCTCGAAGTTCACCGTCTACAGCTACCTGGACGAGATCAGGTCCAGCGGCTGA
- a CDS encoding M20/M25/M40 family metallo-hydrolase, which produces MPHDVHSALEPLIAELVSIDSVNPTLDPDHPGETELARFVATWCEERGLKVEWLESYAPGRPSVIVTAPGTGGGRNVLLYSHLDTVGVKGMPSPFTPRVEGGRMYGRGTIDMKASLAVCMLLLAAAAERGLTGDVVLMCVADEEHDSIGTREALAHLARTAKLDAAIVTEVTSMELHVAHRGFALFEVEFEGKESHTSRPADGVNALTHLGRLLAAVERHDEELRRRPPHPLLAHGSLQAVLAAGGQELFTTPSRATATIERRTLPGETAATTLAEMESLLAELTAADPAVKPTVRQVLARSPFEVAPGAEVLELLGAAIAAETGATPARVGAPYWTDAALIADAGIPTVLFGPIGGGIHQLDEWVDLGSVHAVMRVLERVVGELAK; this is translated from the coding sequence ATGCCCCACGACGTCCACTCCGCTCTAGAGCCGCTGATCGCTGAACTGGTCAGTATCGACTCCGTCAACCCCACCCTAGACCCCGACCACCCCGGCGAAACGGAGCTGGCCCGCTTCGTGGCGACGTGGTGCGAGGAGCGCGGCCTGAAGGTCGAGTGGCTGGAGTCCTACGCCCCCGGCCGGCCGAGCGTGATCGTCACGGCCCCCGGCACCGGCGGCGGCCGCAACGTCCTGCTCTACTCGCATCTGGACACGGTGGGTGTGAAGGGTATGCCCTCCCCGTTCACGCCGCGCGTGGAGGGCGGCCGCATGTACGGCCGCGGCACCATCGACATGAAGGCGAGCCTGGCCGTGTGCATGCTGCTGCTGGCCGCCGCCGCCGAGCGCGGCCTGACGGGCGACGTCGTCCTCATGTGCGTGGCGGACGAGGAGCACGACAGCATCGGCACCCGCGAGGCGCTCGCGCACCTGGCGCGCACGGCGAAGCTCGACGCCGCCATCGTCACCGAGGTCACGAGCATGGAGTTGCACGTGGCGCACCGCGGGTTCGCGCTGTTCGAGGTCGAGTTCGAGGGCAAGGAGTCGCACACTTCCAGGCCGGCCGACGGCGTCAACGCCCTCACGCACCTGGGCAGGCTGCTCGCGGCCGTGGAGCGCCACGACGAGGAGCTGCGCCGCCGCCCGCCGCACCCGCTGCTGGCGCACGGCTCGCTGCAGGCGGTGCTGGCCGCTGGCGGGCAGGAGCTCTTCACCACGCCGAGCAGGGCGACCGCGACCATCGAGCGGCGCACGTTGCCGGGGGAGACGGCCGCCACGACCCTCGCCGAGATGGAGTCGCTGCTCGCAGAGCTGACCGCGGCGGACCCGGCGGTGAAGCCGACCGTGCGCCAGGTGCTGGCGCGTTCGCCGTTCGAGGTCGCGCCCGGCGCCGAGGTCTTGGAGCTACTCGGCGCCGCCATCGCGGCCGAGACCGGCGCCACACCTGCCAGGGTCGGCGCGCCCTACTGGACCGACGCGGCGCTGATCGCCGATGCCGGCATCCCCACCGTGCTGTTCGGACCGATCGGCGGTGGCATCCACCAACTGGACGAGTGGGTGGACCTGGGGAGCGTGCACGCGGTCATGCGGGTCCTGGAGCGGGTGGTGGGGGAGTTGGCGAAGTAG
- a CDS encoding thioesterase family protein, whose product MSATQLNLDLKTMLEEMIPFNKLLGVRLVSTDPEAGRLVLEMPLREELIGNAYRGIVHGGAMSALIDAAAGGAAALQLPDLREAVAVATIDMRVDYLEPGRGDLLTADARVMRCGRRVIVVRIDVSDANGTLVAIGTATFSRAPQGGADKQ is encoded by the coding sequence ATGTCGGCCACCCAGCTGAACCTCGACCTCAAGACGATGCTGGAGGAGATGATCCCCTTCAACAAGCTGCTCGGCGTGCGGCTCGTGTCAACGGATCCGGAAGCCGGCAGGCTGGTCCTGGAGATGCCGCTGCGCGAGGAGCTGATCGGAAACGCCTACCGCGGCATCGTCCACGGCGGAGCGATGTCCGCGCTCATCGACGCGGCGGCCGGCGGCGCCGCGGCGCTGCAACTCCCGGACTTGCGCGAGGCGGTGGCGGTGGCGACCATCGACATGCGCGTCGACTACCTCGAGCCGGGCCGCGGCGACCTCCTCACGGCCGACGCGCGCGTGATGCGGTGCGGGCGCCGCGTGATCGTGGTGCGCATCGATGTGAGCGACGCCAACGGAACGCTGGTGGCGATCGGTACGGCCACCTTCAGTCGGGCGCCGCAGGGAGGCGCAGACAAGCAGTAG